aataataactagaaAGATTATCTTTTCTCGTATCTTAGGTATGGAAGTTTTTCTTCGATGTACTACTGCAGCatgtgatatatttaattgtttttcagCAGGCAGAACAACCACAGCAGCCTCCATCTCCCCAGTACAACCCTCCACCTTTCTACGAGTCCCAGAAACGGCAACAGGAAAATGCAGCTGAAGAAGTCTACTGGGCCAGGCGTATTGAGAACTTGAAAAGAGCACATGAGAAAATCAATGCTGGGATGCTTATAGAATATCAAAAGACGTTGAAAGAAGCCAATGAATTGTTTGAAATGGCTCAAAAAGACAAAATTGCTAGCAAACTGCCACCATGTCAGGCCGAGAAAGCTAAGGTGggaaaattaatttggaagcctttatattattagagattgttgcaatattttgaaagtcaaaagttttatattgtgactttgattattgttacaaaatttgtctTTTCCAAGATGCAATGTAAAAGcagcatatttaaaaaatacttctttATTGTATCTCTGTCCCAAGATCAGTCAATAGAATGTTACCAAAAGCATATAGGGATATATCCTCCCCATGGGTGAATTTGACAAGACTGAATGCACGGCGAGACTGAATGTGGCATGTAGCATTTCATtggtgtcatatttttttttatagaatcatttatttttaaattaaacatttataaaattagttgtatatataaaataggataataacatttacttatttataaaataggataattcaATTGATTACCATCATGAAACAATTTGACTCATCTATATTAGTTTTGACTGGTTAAATGTTAATGCTACAAAAAACCGACACAAATTATGCTCAAAAATACTGTTTCAGcaaaactttgaaaataccactttctttttgtttagttttgcTACAATACCATTTAGTTTGTTATCAGCTATATAATGCCATAtaagtttgccaaactttggctgTTTCCACATACTGTACTGGTTTTTCCtaacagtaaaataaactcACATACAGATaacataatgtatgtatattatttcatgTCAGCATCTATCTTAGGTCACCAATAGTGTGTAGGAGGTATAATATGAAATGTAAtagtataaatgtaaatttattttcaggttCTGGAGTGCTACAGTACAAACCCCGATAAATCCCTGGTGTGTTCAGTGCTAGTGAATGAGTTCAATGACTGTGTATGCAAGAGCCGAATCGCAGCTGTGTCCGCGTCGTCCTGAGTCTGTCTGCTGTCATGTAAATACCTATGGGATAATGTTGCTATGCTGGTACCGCTACACAACCTGGGaagtagttttaatattattgctGTATGAATAAActgttaatttcattttaatgtttttgtctTCACTATTCcactttattttatgtgtgcCAAATTAAGGCCTTAAACACGCCCTTTTAATTCTATGTTGAACACAGATTTATAAGTTTTGATACTCTATTCAAGATGCAATTAAGCCAAATGGATTTACGCCCGCTAAACGGTCTTTCCCAGGCGCGAACTACACTAAATACTTTTGCATAAAGTGGCCATAACCAATTATTGTCCAACATCCGCATTTCCAAAGGGTTGACTAAATGCAGGCGGAAGCCAaatctttcaaaaattaaagctTTACGTGGACACCTGGATTCAAGCGCCACAGCCGTGAATGTAATCTTGAAAACGCGAATAGAGAGATTTGCAATGCCGTTGATTATACATATCCTCCTTTTGAATGAACCCTATTGACAAAACAAACCATTGTCATAGCAACAATATTGCATTCTCTGAAAAGTCATTTCCACTAAAAGCCTGTccatttttatctataaatcagtactaaataaaattacattttaaaaaatgatggCTGCTAAGGAAGAACCTGAAGTCAAGCCAAAGCGCCGGGTCCCCTTATATCCTGGCTTCCCAGAACTGGCGAGATCTGATGTCAGCATTTATCCATCTTACTCTAAGTTGGCTTTAGCATAGTgagtatattttatctactgCTACtgtatataattcaaattatgaCTTTTATTTTCCACAAAAATATCCCTTCTGTAGTCATAGTctttatggctgagggtcataAATATTGTGGAAAACCATTCAACATTTACCACAAAGTCTCGTACATCATGTAGTAGCATAtttacgatatttttcttacacTAAAGCATGTGGTTGTCCATGAAAACTACCTCACATAGGTCAGATTGGCGAAATTGGTATGATAACTTCCAAgaataggattcgaaactgggatattcaaatcaaatcatttattgcgtCCTTAATGTAATACAGGTGTTTTCATAGAATTAGAACCAATTAAGGGCCCTGACGGGCGCTGCAATGAGAGAAGGGccattatgttataaaaactaatcatatatatgcgtgctttattaattttattgatagatttctgtttttttattataggggtattagttttatgtcaaatatttaaattataattattaagatattgaatatattttgatatattaaattatattattaataattaactaattaatttattatgcataatagattttttttaaatgtgtgtgtgttcaATTAAGTAATaggtcttattttttaaaatatttatcattgtcATCTAAGTATTCCTTTATAGAATAGTAGCActttttgttcaaaaattctttaacatgttttaaaaaaactgcatAGCTTTCTATGTCTCTTATGGTTTCTggaagtttattatataattttatagacattaCTAGAGGGCTCGTCGAATGAAGTCGAAGGCGTGATATGGGAAGTTGTAATCTGTTTTGATGTCGAGATGTGTATTTTGTGGGtatatcttttctttttacaaaaaagtatgGATGTTTTCggacgaatttacatatttctaaaatgtatatacacGGTAAGGTTaggatttttagtttttggaaGTGAGGTTTACAACTATccttttgtttaatattagcTATATTTCGAACCAGTCTTTTTTGTAGAAAGTTTCCCCATAGAATCGTGCCATAGCTAAGCCATGAGTAGGCGTAAGCATAGTAGGTGGTAAGTGCTGTTTCTAtgtctgtagttttttttatctctctGAGAGCATATGCAAACTTGGATAATTTCGCACACAGTTTTTGAATGTGTTGTTTCCAGTTTACGTGCCTGTCTATCTCCATTCCCAACAGAGTGAATGTGTTTACTACTTCCAAGTCTATCCCATTGAACTTAAATTCTAAGTTTAATGGTGTTTTTTGGTGTGGGTGGAAGACCATTAATTTGGTTTTGGAGTAGTTAACTTCCAGATTGTGATCACTCAACCAGTCTGTCGTCTTTGTAAGGATTTCTATTAGGTGTTTATGAAGGTTCCCATTATTTCTAGTTGTTGATGTTAGGATTGAGATGTCGTCGGCGAACAAGACACAATgctcttttattatttttgggaGGTCGTTGAtgtataaaagaaatagaagACATCCGAGCACGCTTCCTTGGGGGATCGAGGAGTTCATTTTCAAATGCTAGTTGGACATTTTGATTCAGTCTGTTCCGGAGTTTCTAGGTACCTGTGCTaggtactaattccatggtttcaattaagaaaatgttttctaaatatattaattgtccacagtttttttaatataagtacatcCTTTTTTTAGCCGAGTGGTCTGCCGCCACCGTTACCACTTTGCCAAGGTAGCCCAGCGAAAGCAGTTCATGAAGGAGCTCTTCAGCTTCGAGAAGCTCCAGCCGAATGCCCTGGACGGGGTCCGCGTCCACCGGGAGTTCTCCCAGGGCATCCTCTCCCATAAGATACCACCGCGCCGGTACATCCAGAAACTCACCCCGGATCCTCTGGATTCCCACCAGAGAATGAGAGTGGAAGAGATCATCAGTGGTAGAGTGGATTTCAGCCAGAAATAATTTCGAATGTAATAAGTAGCTACATAGGGCCAGTAGTttagtggaccctgggctacGACGCTCAACAGCTGGAATACAACTGGGAATGTGCTCTGATGAAAGTGACATAAGGGCAGAAGTAGTCAagctttaaaaatagaattggcttaattctaaaattatatatttttattttagcttgTGTAAGGTTTTTACATTCATTGGTGTGTCACAAATCAATAATAGAAATCATACTAATCATAAAATCTACAAAAGGCTTGTCTACACTCCTGTTATCAATTCTCAAGCCAGATGACCATTTTTATGTAGTACACAAATGTTATTTGGTCACTgcaaagtatgtatgtatagcaCATTTTAGACCTACTTATGTAGtacataaattcataaaaataatcaacaatcataaatcaaacaaagtttaataataaacgtttatttgtCGACAGcaactttctttttcttcatcCTTTTACTCTTTTCCACGTTGCTCTGCAAGTAATGGGCCTCCTTCTTAGCCTGTGATATCTCAGCCCTCAATCTCTGCTTGATAGCGGCTCTTTCATAT
This DNA window, taken from Plodia interpunctella isolate USDA-ARS_2022_Savannah chromosome 2, ilPloInte3.2, whole genome shotgun sequence, encodes the following:
- the LOC128678866 gene encoding uncharacterized protein LOC128678866 isoform X1, translating into MGGSQSSRKISVDNENAIQVSQEALDRIQAQLNAKQAEQPQQPPSPQYNPPPFYESQKRQQENAAEEVYWARRIENLKRAHEKINAGMLIEYQKTLKEANELFEMAQKDKIASKLPPCQAEKAKVLECYSTNPDKSLVCSVLVNEFNDCVCKSRIAAVSASS
- the LOC128678866 gene encoding uncharacterized protein LOC128678866 isoform X2; the protein is MGGSQSSRKISVDNENAIQVSQEALDRIQAQLNAKAEQPQQPPSPQYNPPPFYESQKRQQENAAEEVYWARRIENLKRAHEKINAGMLIEYQKTLKEANELFEMAQKDKIASKLPPCQAEKAKVLECYSTNPDKSLVCSVLVNEFNDCVCKSRIAAVSASS
- the LOC128678878 gene encoding uncharacterized protein LOC128678878, producing MMAAKEEPEVKPKRRVPLYPGFPELARSDVSIYPSYSKLALAYRVVCRHRYHFAKVAQRKQFMKELFSFEKLQPNALDGVRVHREFSQGILSHKIPPRRYIQKLTPDPLDSHQRMRVEEIISGRVDFSQK